In one Leptospiraceae bacterium genomic region, the following are encoded:
- a CDS encoding ankyrin repeat domain-containing protein, whose protein sequence is MKSILFLSFLCSFGLLSAESLDGYVKRTLAGAKNGKKAIFNMNEPSVPEVKSRSLEKEDPLGEELIRAVSEGDLNKVKSLVGRGANVNYGRRSGRCFKGATPLWEATNQYKYEIASYLVSKGADVNKQDDYGWTPLYLTAQKGPWTLLNYY, encoded by the coding sequence ATGAAGTCTATTTTATTCCTGAGTTTTTTATGTAGCTTCGGGCTTTTAAGTGCAGAGAGTTTGGATGGGTACGTGAAAAGAACCCTTGCCGGAGCTAAAAATGGTAAAAAGGCAATTTTTAATATGAATGAACCTTCAGTTCCGGAGGTAAAAAGTCGCAGTCTGGAAAAAGAAGATCCGCTTGGTGAGGAACTAATTCGAGCGGTGAGTGAGGGAGACTTAAATAAAGTGAAAAGTCTGGTTGGCAGAGGAGCCAATGTGAATTACGGTCGAAGAAGCGGTCGTTGTTTTAAAGGGGCAACCCCACTCTGGGAGGCTACTAATCAATATAAATACGAAATAGCTTCTTATCTGGTTTCTAAAGGAGCAGATGTAAATAAGCAAGATGACTATGGTTGGACTCCCTTATATTTAACTGCACAAAAAGGCCCCTGGACATTGCTAAATTATTATTAA
- a CDS encoding hemerythrin family protein — protein sequence METIIWDSKLLSVGIDEFDEEHYELIKHLNELDQAVKTGAAKQTLELVLTHLIKYTRIHFGHEEKYMKKYSYPDYESHKREHEELTARVNEFYERYKSGQISFSIEVLKFLYNWLLNHILGCDMKYKEFFKGKKIQ from the coding sequence ATGGAAACGATTATTTGGGATAGTAAACTTTTAAGTGTTGGAATTGATGAGTTTGATGAAGAACATTATGAATTGATTAAGCATTTGAATGAGTTAGATCAAGCAGTGAAAACCGGTGCAGCCAAACAGACTCTGGAACTGGTTTTAACTCACTTGATTAAATACACTCGGATTCATTTCGGTCATGAGGAAAAATACATGAAGAAGTATAGTTATCCGGATTATGAATCTCATAAGAGAGAACATGAGGAACTCACAGCACGGGTGAATGAGTTTTACGAGAGATATAAATCCGGACAAATATCCTTTTCCATAGAAGTTTTAAAGTTTTTATATAACTGGTTATTGAATCATATCCTTGGCTGTGATATGAAGTATAAGGAATTCTTTAAAGGAAAAAAAATTCAGTAA
- a CDS encoding response regulator transcription factor gives MKNIILVDDHEIVLEGIEILSQKANFQIIEKFTRARQALQYLKKSKSHIFAIISDIDIPGMNGIEFLKEVKKQYPEIKRVIFSLHSELIFINQAKKIGVDGYILKSEGLLTILKALYNISLGETYYSQEIKHLLYSNILSDEEGQIRQQILKQLSLGKSAKEIGKELGKSQRTIEYHAAHLRKKFGVKNNIELIQQFINQNPG, from the coding sequence ATGAAGAATATAATTTTAGTCGATGACCATGAGATTGTATTAGAAGGTATTGAAATCCTGAGCCAAAAAGCAAACTTTCAAATCATAGAAAAATTCACCAGGGCAAGACAGGCCTTACAGTATCTTAAAAAAAGCAAATCCCATATCTTCGCTATCATCAGCGATATTGATATTCCGGGAATGAATGGAATTGAATTTCTCAAAGAAGTAAAAAAACAATATCCTGAAATAAAAAGAGTTATATTTTCTCTGCATAGTGAATTAATCTTTATTAATCAGGCTAAAAAAATCGGTGTCGATGGCTATATTTTGAAATCAGAAGGACTGCTAACTATCCTCAAAGCACTTTATAACATCTCTCTCGGAGAAACTTATTATAGTCAGGAAATTAAGCATCTATTATATTCTAATATTCTATCAGATGAAGAAGGGCAAATCAGACAGCAGATTCTAAAGCAACTCAGTCTCGGAAAATCAGCAAAAGAAATCGGAAAAGAACTGGGGAAATCTCAAAGAACCATAGAATATCATGCAGCACATTTACGTAAGAAATTTGGTGTTAAAAATAATATAGAACTCATACAACAATTCATAAATCAAAATCCGGGTTAA
- a CDS encoding ankyrin repeat domain-containing protein produces the protein MQRVKQIIYIGIIFILTTFLLELPAQDNRDLRKKAYDAIMKNNLSQLEKLVQNGLSVNESSPYTSDRLLVVAMGRKKFDIAKWLIEKGADVNHRGSNRNALFYAVVHNQFPILKLMVQHGGSIKKYFDGSGGLMVEAIHVRNLEMLKYIYEQGGRLEEKSYGSNSLLHIAAQMAALDISKWLIQKGMDVNITNVEGSRPLDLALSTKDNRSFREEIKIPKEDYEKLILYLKSVGAEIGGEHLSVKAQNKWYSDLKTAAKSGNLSELKKLTERNDFPFSPNTVYVAFKAGHAEAARYLIHKYKLHSHYILRTIIDFKQMYLLPKLIEYGASLKLNNSLDSSTNLVSYAIDNSPDISIIKTLVKAGVSVNERSYDDRTGETPLHFAVMRMADYEIVQYLIQQGANPDLKANTIYGDNLSPGEIIADILKNGVYRYERRVELKKYEKEHLLRIKKLLEGK, from the coding sequence ATGCAGAGAGTGAAACAAATTATTTATATAGGAATCATATTTATTCTAACTACATTTTTATTAGAATTGCCGGCCCAGGATAATAGAGATTTGAGGAAAAAGGCTTATGATGCAATCATGAAAAACAACCTATCGCAGTTGGAAAAACTGGTACAAAATGGTCTGAGTGTAAATGAGAGTTCACCTTATACGAGTGATAGGCTATTGGTAGTTGCGATGGGCAGAAAGAAATTTGATATAGCTAAGTGGTTGATTGAAAAAGGAGCAGATGTAAATCACAGGGGCTCGAATCGAAATGCCCTGTTTTACGCAGTTGTTCATAATCAGTTTCCTATTTTGAAATTGATGGTACAGCACGGCGGAAGCATAAAAAAGTATTTTGATGGATCCGGCGGTTTAATGGTAGAAGCGATTCATGTAAGAAATCTCGAAATGCTGAAATATATCTACGAGCAGGGCGGAAGGTTGGAGGAAAAGTCTTATGGTTCCAATAGTCTTCTGCATATAGCAGCTCAAATGGCAGCACTGGATATAAGTAAATGGTTAATTCAAAAAGGGATGGATGTTAATATTACAAATGTAGAAGGTTCTCGTCCCCTGGATCTGGCTTTGTCTACAAAGGACAATCGAAGTTTTCGGGAGGAAATTAAAATTCCGAAAGAAGATTACGAAAAGCTAATTCTCTATTTAAAATCTGTCGGAGCCGAAATAGGCGGAGAACATCTTTCTGTGAAAGCTCAAAACAAATGGTACTCGGATCTCAAAACTGCTGCCAAAAGTGGCAATTTATCTGAATTAAAGAAGTTGACAGAACGGAATGATTTCCCTTTTTCCCCGAACACGGTTTATGTAGCTTTTAAAGCAGGTCATGCAGAAGCCGCGCGGTATCTGATCCATAAATATAAACTTCATAGTCATTATATTTTAAGAACTATTATTGATTTTAAGCAAATGTATCTCTTGCCTAAATTAATAGAGTATGGTGCGAGCCTTAAACTAAATAATTCTCTGGATTCCAGCACTAATTTGGTATCGTATGCTATCGATAATTCCCCAGATATTTCTATTATTAAAACGCTTGTGAAAGCCGGTGTTTCGGTAAATGAACGCTCCTACGACGACAGGACAGGAGAAACTCCTTTGCATTTTGCTGTTATGCGCATGGCTGATTATGAAATTGTTCAATATCTCATTCAACAGGGAGCAAATCCTGACTTAAAAGCTAATACGATTTATGGAGATAATCTCAGTCCGGGAGAAATAATCGCTGATATTTTAAAGAATGGAGTTTATCGATATGAGAGGAGAGTGGAATTGAAAAAATATGAAAAAGAACATCTACTCAGAATTAAAAAACTTTTAGAGGGAAAGTAA